Proteins encoded in a region of the Strix uralensis isolate ZFMK-TIS-50842 chromosome Z, bStrUra1, whole genome shotgun sequence genome:
- the RPS23 gene encoding small ribosomal subunit protein uS12: MGKCRGLRTARKLRSHRRDQKWHDKQYKKAHLGTALKANPFGGASHAKGIVLEKVGVEAKQPNSAIRKCVRVQLIKNGKKITAFVPNDGCLNFIEENDEVLVAGFGRKGHAVGDIPGVRFKVVKVANVSLLALYKGKKERPRS, encoded by the exons ATGG GGAAGTGCCGAGGGCTCCGCACCGCCCGGAAGCTCCGCAGCCACCGCCGCGACCAGAAGTGGCACGACAAGCAGTACAAGAAAGCTCACCTGGGCACGGCGCTGAAGGCCAACCCCTTCGGCGGCGCTTCCCACGCCAAGGGGATCGTCCTGGAGAAAGT TGGAGTAGAAGCtaaacagcccaactctgccaTCAGGAAATGTGTTAGAGTCCAGCTGATTAAGAATGgcaaaaaaataacagcttttgttCCCAACGATGGTTGCCTGAACTTTATTGAG GAGAACGATGAAGTTCTGGTTGCTGGTTTTGGTCGGAAGGGTCACGCTGTTGGTGACATTCCTGGAGTTCGCTTCAAGGTTGTCAAAGTAGCCAATGTTTCTCTGTTGGCCTTGTACAAGGGCAAGAAGGAGAGACCAAGATCGTAA